The following nucleotide sequence is from Peribacillus sp. ACCC06369.
CTCTTTTGTTGAACTTGAAGCGAGGGCGATTTTATATCCATTTTTTTTTGCTTCTTCTAAATAATCCTTTACACCTTCACGTGCCTGTGATGTTTTCATCTTTACTTCATGGACGCTTTTTGCTCTGGATTCAATTTCTTCAATATTACAACTTTCCCCCAGCTGATCTTTGAAGTACTGATTAAGTTCAGTATTATCCGTTCCGATGCATGTAACGAAATGTTCGAGAGGCAAATCAGATTTATAAAAAGACATCGTTTCCTTATAAGCCTCATACCAAGCCGTTTCTGTATCTAAAATTAAACCATCAAAGTCGAAAATAACTGCTTTAATCAAAATAATTTCCTCCTCTAACCGTGAAATGGAATTTCTATTAACATAAACGTACATGAATGAATCCCCTTGTTCAACCAAACGGTTCTTTTCGTTCCATGGGAAGCCTGATTATTTTTCATAGAATCCAGAATCCGTTAATTACTAAGGACATGGTAACCCGTTCTCCGCCTCATTTCTTTTCTTTATGTTACATGTTTTAACAATTCCTTAGTGCCTTTGCGGTGTTTTTCCTTAACTGCGTCTAAAAGAGTGATAGTTTAACGAATGGTTTAATTGCAGGAAACAACGAGGAGGATAAACATGAAGAAAATTTTATTAACGATCCTAACGGCTTCTGTATTCATTCTAGGAGTTTGCATGCCAACTAAAGGCGAAGCCGCTGCTTTGGATCGCACACTTTCATTTGGAATAAGTAATGGCGATGTAAAAGAACTACAAGAATTATTACTGACAAAAGGGGTTTTTCCCTATCATGAAGCAACAGGTTACTACGGACCGATTACAAAGGAATCCGTAAAGCAATTTCAGGAAAAATCAGGGCTGAAAGCCGATGGAATAGCAGGAACACAAACGAATCAGAAAATACAGACCCTGAAAAGCGGGGATATGGGAAAACCTGTAGCTGAACTGCAAAGGCTATTGAAAGCCTGGAATGTTTACACATCAACGATCGACGGCATTTATGGAACAGGTACAAAGCAAGCAGTTATGAACTTTCAAAAGCAAAAGGGATTATCAGCTGATGGAATAGCCGGTGCACGGACTTTCAGTAAATTAGATGAAAAAGCAGTTTCAGCAAGTTCAGCCGTTAAAGAACTGACGGTTACAAGTACAGCTTATACAGCGAGCTGCGAAGGGTGCTCAGGCACAACAAGAATGGGCGTCGATTTAAAAAAATATGATGATGCCAAACTGATAGCAGTCGACCCGAATGTGATTCCGCTAGGATCAATCGTTGAAGTCGAAGGCTACGGACAAGCCATCGCCGCAGATACGGGCGGAGCGATCAAAGGAAACAGAATCGATGTATTCATCGCTAAAGAAGCGGATGCTTTAACATGGGGAAGAAAGCAAGTGAAGGTTAAAGTAATTAAATGATACATGACGGAAACGTCATTTTTATATAAAAAGATACATAACAAACAGAAAGAGCATGTATGGATTCAATACATGCTCTTCCTGTATCCTGCTGAGCTATGGATTTCAAGCAGCCGACTTATCAAACCAACTTGTACATGATAATGTCATCGACGTATTCACTTTCGCTCATCTTAAATTCCTTTATTTTTCGTCCTTCTTCAACAAACCCCATACTTTTGTACAAGGCTATTGCCCGATGATTTGTCGAAAAAACTCCTAAACTCACCTTTTCTATTAACGGATTGGCTTCTGCCCAGTCCAATAATGCTTGAACAAGCTCTTTTCCGATTCCCATCCCCCTGTAATTTTTTCTGATCATCAATCCAAATGAGCCCTTGTGAGACATTCTCTTTCTATTTTCCGATTCAAATCCAATCCATCCAATCACTTCACCATTTATTTCGGCCACGATGATGGTTTCCCGTTCATTTTCCAATGACCTTTGTATCCAATCTCTTTGTTGTTCTATTGTTTTATTAAACTCGTTTGATACTGCAATGAAATACTCCCCTTCGGAAATAACGGAACTCTGTAACTCCAAAACAGCTTCCGCATCTTCCAATTCACCAGTACGAATCATATACGAAAGACTATCATTTTTCATTTCTGACATTCCAATCCCCCTTGACTGCTCCCGCTCGGATTCAATGACTGTGAAAACCTTAGTAAATAGCCATCTGGATCTTGAACTAAAATCTCTTTTTTTACAAAAACCCCTTTATCGCTTTCATAATGATTTTCCATCATTTCTCTAAATAAGTTTATTCCATTTCTTTTTAAAGCAGCCGCCAATTTTTCAACATCATCAATATCAATCTGAAAATTAATCCCTCTGCCTAATGGATGGATTAATTCTCCTGTATCCCAGCTCCCATTTATTTCTTCTAGCATCATTTGCGCTTCGCCTAAAGAAAGAAAAGCAAATTTATCATTAACACGCTCATATTCTAAATGGAACCCCAAAATATCCATATAAAACTTTTTCGATTCGCTTATATCCGATACTGATAATTCAGGTACTAGTGCATTGAATTTCATATTTGTTCTAAAGTCTCCTTGTCTAACTTTCTTATACGGCCATTATCAATGTAACTTTTCATTACGAACCCTCAATGAATCACGTTCGCATCGAAGTGAACAATAGGACGGCTTTCCATAATTCTGCGTTCGATTTTTTGAACGGTTTTGTATAATTGACTATCCCCACTATTCAAATCGTACTTTTTATGAAAAAAATTATATAACGTCAGGTCCCTTAATTTTAAAAATAGCGGGATCGCTTCGTAATCTGCCTTTTCCAGTTTATTTTCCGTCTCATAACCTTTTATAAATTCCCTCATGAATTTTGCAGCATAATCATCGAGTTCTTTTACACCTTCACGTTCCAAGCTCCATATCAGATAATACAGAGGTATGGCCAAATCGCTGGCAAACCAGTGATAAGAACAGTCATCAAAGTCAAACACATGAATCTTCCCCTCATGAAAATGGAAATTGCCGTTATGTATATCAGAATGAATCAATCCAAAATTATCTTGATGAACTGGAAGCGCATTTAATTTCTTCATGATTAATTCTTGTTGGTGCTTCACTTGCTCTGGAACATCAGATTGATAGAGTTCGGCATTCAATAATTCTTCTTCATGCCAATCCAGCCTTTTATATTCCGTTTCAGGCTTGTAACTTTTTGTTTTTTTATGTAGTTGCCCTATTGTTCTTCCCCATTCAAAAAATAAATGTTCGTCGAAATTTTCATCGGTGACTTTCATCCTTACACCAGGAGCCTTTTCAAACAGGCAGCAATAAAAATCCGTGCCATCCAGACCATTTACAATTTCAACTAAATTATTTCCTGTCGAAGAGATGACTTTCGGAATTTCACTTCCATTATTCTGTAAATGCTCAATCCACTTCAACTCAGCAAGCACTTGCCCTTTTGTACGATGTGATTGGTGTGTCATTCTTAAGATGTATGGCGTTCCATTCCGGTAAACCTCAAATACATAGTTCTCTGCATCTCCAAGTTTTACTGGACTCGCTGAGTTCACTTGAAAAAAGTGCCCAGCCATTTCTATCAATTCATTAGAAAAAACCCGCTCTACCGACGCTTCCATACTCTTCACTCCCATTAATGATGTTGCTAACTTAGTTAATAAAAAAACGAATTATACTATGCTTTATACGATATCAAGATGCCTTTTCCCTTTATTTGTATATCATTCTTCTTTAATAAGACTTTATGATAACCAGGATAAAGATATGTTTATAGGGATGAAGCAATTACGGATTCCCACCAGTTATCACTCTATCCCCAAAGTTTAACGCATCACTTGGTTCATAAAGAAACCTATATAAATGAAACCATATTTTTCATAGGATCCTTTGTGGTCAGTACAAAGGAAAACTAATGTTTGGTATACTATTCGTATAATCATTAGGGAGCATATCTTATGAAAACAGAAATGTTTCAAAGTATCCAAGAGTTCCTAATCGGCAAAATTGATCCTTCATTTATAATCGTGTTTCGCTCATACGCGAATAATACTACACATCGGGATAGTGACATCGATGTGGCGTCCTTACAGTACCTATGAGCTTTTTTATTGGCCCAGGAACGGCAGATATCCTTGAAATAGATGTTGATCTTTCAGGCACAGATTCACACGACTGGTACTGTGATATATTCAAAGGATGACCCCTTCTTAAAAACCAACAAATGACTGTTCTTAGCATGTAAGCTAAATTGAATGAGGAACGTGAAAACATCTTAAAAAAATAGGGGAAAGTGGGACCATATATGAAGAATGATGTGATTTTAAACAAAATCAATGCAATAGAACGTTGCATGAACCGCGTTAAGGTGGTATATGCGAATAATCCAGAAAACCTAAAGGACTTTACCAAACAAGATTCCATCATCCTAAATATACAACGTGCTTGCGAATCCTCGATCGACTTGGCCATGCATATTGTAGCTGATCAAAGACTCGGGTTGCCTCAGTCAAGCAGGGATGCTTTTGATATGTTGCAGGAACACTCGGTTATTGATGAAGATACAGCAAAGCGCTTAAAAGCTATGGTTGGATTTAGAAATATTGCCGTGCATGATTACCAAACCATTAATTTAGATATTTTAAAACAAATCGTAGTGAATCATCTCAGTGATTTCACTGTTTTTACAAAACAAGTCCTGAATTTCCAGTAAAGAGGTTTTCCTGAAATTTGGGACTAGAAACCTCATATATAAAATAGGAAATTGGCGAATAACAGGGGCATCTTGAAATAAGTCATTAGAATAAAGGGGAAAGATATGAATGGCGGAATTAATCGATTGGAAACATGGTGCTCACGGGCATAAATTTATAGCTTCTTTTAGCGGAGGAAAAGATAGTGTCCTAGCTCTGTATAAAGCAATGAAGGTTGGAGAAGCGGTTGGACTGATCGTCATGCTGGAGGAAGAAGGGAAACGTTCCAGATCCCATGGAATGCCTCCTGAGCTCATACGTGCCCAAGCGAATTCCATAGGTTTGCCCGTATATACTGCAGCTGCAAGTTGGACAGATTATGAAAAAGTATTTATGCGCCTTTTAGAAAAAGCTAAAAATCAAGGAGCGGAAGTTTTAGTAACTGGAGACTTGGATATGCCTGCTCATGGCTGTTGGCATGAAAAGGTTACGAAGAATGCGGGATTAAAGCTTGGGATGCCTTTATGGGAAATGAACCATCGTGAAGCTGTCGAAGAGTTCATGAATCTAGGATTTGTAACGATCATTGTAACTGTTAATTTATCATTGGGAATGCGTGAGGACGACTTAGGGCGAACGTTGACCCATGAATACGTGAAGGAGCTTGAAGCCCGTGGTATCGACCCTTGCGGAGAAGGTGGAGAGTTCCATACCACGGTAATAGATGGGCCCATTTTCAAGCATCCCATTCCAGTTCGTAAATGTGAGATCATTAAGGATGGAGAATATGCCTTTTTGCCTTTGGAGCTAGATCAGATGGCAGATATAGTATAAAATCACATAAAAAAGATAGTGAGGATATCCCTCACTATCTTTTTCCGTTAATTTACATAATTTCAGCGGAAAGGCTAGTAAGAGTTGTCCCATATAAAAAAACGCCCAATAGGGCGCCTAATCATGATTCCTTCTCTTCTTCATCATTTGCTATTTTATTGAACTTCAAGATGGATTCTTGGATTACTGGATTGTTGAATTCTTCCTGAATGGCTGATTGTACAAATGAATCCGCATCATTCGTTTCGTCCCAAGCATTAGCTCTGTACTCTGGATCATTATTCGAATGCTCCCTGGTATCTTCTGAACCTTGCCGACGATTTGATTGACCGTTTTGTTTCTCATTATTCGACAACTATTTCCACCTCTTCATGCATATTAGAGTTCGTTTATAAAGCCCAAAAATCTAAATGAAAAAAGTTTTAATTGCCTCTAAAGTTCCTCTTCCTTCATTGAAATCGGTGACCCAGTTGAAGTATGTTGATTAACCCAGTCAAGCGACACTTTTGAAACGGCAGGCCACTCAGGGATTTGGTTTTTATGCTGTTCCACCCAGCTCATGCAATATTGGGGATCTATATTGCTTTCTTCAGATTTTGCCAAGAATGACTGAATTGTATTTTCCGTACAGTTTTCCCATGATCCACATGTATCCTGCCAAATATTTTCCATTTTCATTTGTATATTTTCGTCAGGCATTGGGGTTCCTCCTCTAATAAAATTTTCTTTAAGAGTCTTAACTAAGTATGTCCAAGGCTAAAAAAATCATTACAAAATTTTTCCGAATTAATGTTAAGTACATCTACAGCACCCGTTTTCATTAAGTTGCAGGCTTTTACTCGTGAGTTTTGAGCTTTTACTCGTGAGTTTCGAGCTTTACTCGTGAGTTTCGAGCTTTACTCGTGAGTTTCGAGCTTTTACTCGTGAGTTTCAGGCTTTTACTCGTGAGTTTTGAGCTTTTACTCGTGAGTTTCGAGCTTTACTCGTGAGTTTCGAGCTTTTTCTCGTGAGTTTCGAGCTTTTACTCGTGAGTTTCAGGCTTTTACTCGTGAGTTTCGGTGTTTACTCGTGAGTTTCGAGCTTTTTCTCGTGAGTTTCGAGCTTTTTCTCGTGAGTTTCGAGCTTTTACTCGTGAGTTTCGAGCTTTTACTCGTGAGTTTCAGGCTTTTTCTCGTGAGTTTTGAGCTTTTACTCGTGAGTTTCGGTGTTTTCGCGTGAGTTTCGAGCTTTACTCGTGAATTTCGGTGTTTTCGCGTGAGTTTCGAGCTTTACTCGTGAGTTTCGAGCTTTTACTCGTGAGTTTCGAGCTTTTTCTCGTGAGTTTCGAGCTTTTTCTCGTGAGTTTTGAGCTTTTACTAGTGAGTTTCGAGCTTTACTTGTGAGTTTCGAGCTTTACTCGTGAGTTTTGAGCTTTTACTCGTGAGTTTCGAGCTTTTACTCGTGAGTTTCGAGCTTTTACTCGTGAGTTTCGAGCTTTTACTCGTGAGTTTCAGGCTTTTACTCGTGAGTTTCGAGCTTTACTCGTGAGTTTCGAGCTTTACTCGTGAGTTTCGAGCTTTTACTCGTGAGTTTCGAGCTTTTACTCGTGAGTTTCGGTGTTTTCGCGTGAGTTTCGAGCTTTACTCGTGAATTTCGAGCTTTACTCGTGAGTTTCGAGCTTTACTCGTGAGTTTTGAGCTTTTACTCGTGAGTTTCGAGCTTTTACTCGTGAGTTTCGAGCTTTACTCGTGGTTTCAGGCTTTTACTCGTGAGTTTCAGGCTTTACTCGTGAGTTTTGAGCTTTTACTCGTGAGTTTCAGGCTTTACTCGTGAGTTTCGAGCTTTTACTCGTGAGTTTCGAGCTTTACTCGTGAGTTTCGAGCTTTACTCGTGAGTTTCGAGCTTATTCTCGTGAGTTTTGAGCTTTTACTCGTGAGTTTCGAGCTTTTACTCGTGAGTTTCAGGCTTTTACTCGTAAGTTTGGTCGATACATGAGTTTGCGGCTTTTATGCAAGGAATGGAATTACAAACACCTTCAAAAACCACCGTTGCCCCGATAGTCAAATAAAAAAAGCTGATTACTCAGCTCTTGTACTTGATTACTGCTATTTTTAATCACAATGTTTTCCTGAATGAATAGCACCATTTATCATAATCAAATTTCTCTTCATAAAAACGGTGCGCATCGTTTCGCTGAATTCCAGATTCCAATGCCACATATGCTGCTCCATTTTCTTTTGCCCAGTTATGTATATAACTTAATAATTTCTCTCCATATCCAAATGAACGGTGCGCAGTATCTGTTACCAGATCATAAATAAACACGTGACGTTTATTATAAAAGTTAACTCTCCAACTTAAACCAGCCAAGGATACAATCCGGTCATCCTTATATAAAGCATACAAACGATACCCATCTTTCCTCATTTCTTCTAGTGACTCCAGATATGTCTTTTGAGTAAAGTCAGTACGTAACTGATTCATAATTGGAAAGGCTGCTAACCATTGTTCTTTCTCTGTTAATTCTTGTATTGTTTCTACCGTTGAATTCACATAAACACCCCTGAAAATTTTATTAACATTACATTCAACTTTGAACACCGTAATTCCTTCATCAGATTGCAAGGGGCGCGTCCCATCTGTACACTTTTATTATTTTAATTTCCTATGCCGGGCGAATTCATTAATACAATTCTCCAACCATCCGGATCTTCAATGGTAACACCTGACTTTTCCCAATATGGATTTTCTGGAGAAACTGGATCATACCCCATAGCTTTCAATCTATTTGTGATTTCTTCAATGGTTTTACGTTCAGGAATATAAAAGACAAGCAGATTATCCTTTGATGGGGCAGGACAAGGACTGCCATCTTTATGTTGAGTGAACTCTAAATGATAGTCGGAATCAGGTAGCCCGATCATGATACCGTCATATCCCTCGTGCTCTTCAAAAGAACCGATTTTTTTCAAACCTAAGCCTTCACAATAGAAGTTGACAACCTTTTTTAGTTGATCAGTAGGACGTGCAACTCGGATTTGCGCTACTTTCATTTCTTTTGGCCATTTACTTTCCATTGTCCCATCCCTCTCTGTATATCGAATTACTGCGGAAACCCTTATTTAAAGGTCGATTTTTCTTCCTTCAAGTTTATTTTACCAATACGCGTGCCTAATCCTAAGGCAATAGCAGCACCTAAACAACTGAAAAGACAGCCAGCAGCCAAGAAAATGGATGGATCTGATTCACCAATCATCACTGAAGCTATACCTCCAATTGTCGGAAAAAGGGCAACCATGTATCCACTTTTCGCCCCACCTATTTTCTCTACAAGCTTTAGGTAGAATAGCCAAGCTCCAAAGGAAGCGAATATAGTTAAATAGAACAAAGCAGATAAATATGTAATAGATGTTGGCAGACTGACTGCCTGTCCTTTAATGAACACAATTGCCCCTAAAAGAATTCCCCCTGCCGCAAATCCAAGTACATTAGCATAGATTGGATTTACTTTATTCTTAGCATTTCTAGCTGAGCTAGCATCGCCTAATGCAGTAAGGATCGTACCAAGAACAGCTATCATGATACCTTTTATATCATTAAAACCATGAATGTCATTCAAACTTGGGTAAATAACGATACAAACAGCCAGCACTCCAATTACCCCGCCTATTAAGATACGGGGATGTAATTGTTCTTTCAAAAAAATACGGAGGGCAATGGGTGTTAAAATGACTTTCAATGAAAATATCAATGTAACCATTGCCGCTGAACTTAAGATAGTGGCGTAATAAAGGCATAAATAACTTAAGGCAAAATTACATATACCAAACACAATAATAAATGGAACATCCTTTTTCATTGGTTTTCCTTTAGGTCTAAGAATGCACAATAGAATGAAAAATAGGATAGCCGTCAAACTTAAACGATATGTTAAAGATAATTCTAAACTCACAGGCGTACCTTGAATCTTTACGGCAATAAAATTAAGCCCCCATACCAATAAACAAAATAAATACATAAAGTTAGTCATATAAAGCGATATTGCCCACTTTCTTAGATTATTTCACCCATTATTCCTAAAGTTTTTTTATCGCCTATTAACGGAATCACCCAGAATAATGGAATAATAAAGAAATATTACCAGCTAGGAGGGAATTGTCAATCTAAACGACTTTTCAAGAAAAGATGCGACCATTAATGCTGAATTAAAAAAGCACTCCAGTTAATTTGGAGTGCCTTCAAAT
It contains:
- a CDS encoding HAD family hydrolase; this encodes MKAVIFDFDGLILDTETAWYEAYKETMSFYKSDLPLEHFVTCIGTDNTELNQYFKDQLGESCNIEEIESRAKSVHEVKMKTSQAREGVKDYLEEAKKNGYKIALASSSTKEWVTHHLGELGLLNYFEVIITGDDVDKVKPAPDLYLKAIEVLDIQPTEAVAFEDSLNGLQAALTAGLKCVIVPNPVTEALAFENHHLRLRSMVDKSLSDVIKHIEQ
- a CDS encoding peptidoglycan-binding protein translates to MKKILLTILTASVFILGVCMPTKGEAAALDRTLSFGISNGDVKELQELLLTKGVFPYHEATGYYGPITKESVKQFQEKSGLKADGIAGTQTNQKIQTLKSGDMGKPVAELQRLLKAWNVYTSTIDGIYGTGTKQAVMNFQKQKGLSADGIAGARTFSKLDEKAVSASSAVKELTVTSTAYTASCEGCSGTTRMGVDLKKYDDAKLIAVDPNVIPLGSIVEVEGYGQAIAADTGGAIKGNRIDVFIAKEADALTWGRKQVKVKVIK
- a CDS encoding GNAT family protein → MSEMKNDSLSYMIRTGELEDAEAVLELQSSVISEGEYFIAVSNEFNKTIEQQRDWIQRSLENERETIIVAEINGEVIGWIGFESENRKRMSHKGSFGLMIRKNYRGMGIGKELVQALLDWAEANPLIEKVSLGVFSTNHRAIALYKSMGFVEEGRKIKEFKMSESEYVDDIIMYKLV
- a CDS encoding VOC family protein; this encodes MKFNALVPELSVSDISESKKFYMDILGFHLEYERVNDKFAFLSLGEAQMMLEEINGSWDTGELIHPLGRGINFQIDIDDVEKLAAALKRNGINLFREMMENHYESDKGVFVKKEILVQDPDGYLLRFSQSLNPSGSSQGGLECQK
- a CDS encoding phosphotransferase; translated protein: MEASVERVFSNELIEMAGHFFQVNSASPVKLGDAENYVFEVYRNGTPYILRMTHQSHRTKGQVLAELKWIEHLQNNGSEIPKVISSTGNNLVEIVNGLDGTDFYCCLFEKAPGVRMKVTDENFDEHLFFEWGRTIGQLHKKTKSYKPETEYKRLDWHEEELLNAELYQSDVPEQVKHQQELIMKKLNALPVHQDNFGLIHSDIHNGNFHFHEGKIHVFDFDDCSYHWFASDLAIPLYYLIWSLEREGVKELDDYAAKFMREFIKGYETENKLEKADYEAIPLFLKLRDLTLYNFFHKKYDLNSGDSQLYKTVQKIERRIMESRPIVHFDANVIH
- a CDS encoding DUF86 domain-containing protein; translation: MKNDVILNKINAIERCMNRVKVVYANNPENLKDFTKQDSIILNIQRACESSIDLAMHIVADQRLGLPQSSRDAFDMLQEHSVIDEDTAKRLKAMVGFRNIAVHDYQTINLDILKQIVVNHLSDFTVFTKQVLNFQ
- a CDS encoding diphthine--ammonia ligase; this translates as MAELIDWKHGAHGHKFIASFSGGKDSVLALYKAMKVGEAVGLIVMLEEEGKRSRSHGMPPELIRAQANSIGLPVYTAAASWTDYEKVFMRLLEKAKNQGAEVLVTGDLDMPAHGCWHEKVTKNAGLKLGMPLWEMNHREAVEEFMNLGFVTIIVTVNLSLGMREDDLGRTLTHEYVKELEARGIDPCGEGGEFHTTVIDGPIFKHPIPVRKCEIIKDGEYAFLPLELDQMADIV
- a CDS encoding GNAT family N-acetyltransferase; the encoded protein is MNSTVETIQELTEKEQWLAAFPIMNQLRTDFTQKTYLESLEEMRKDGYRLYALYKDDRIVSLAGLSWRVNFYNKRHVFIYDLVTDTAHRSFGYGEKLLSYIHNWAKENGAAYVALESGIQRNDAHRFYEEKFDYDKWCYSFRKTL
- a CDS encoding VOC family protein, with the translated sequence MKVAQIRVARPTDQLKKVVNFYCEGLGLKKIGSFEEHEGYDGIMIGLPDSDYHLEFTQHKDGSPCPAPSKDNLLVFYIPERKTIEEITNRLKAMGYDPVSPENPYWEKSGVTIEDPDGWRIVLMNSPGIGN
- a CDS encoding DMT family transporter, encoding MTNFMYLFCLLVWGLNFIAVKIQGTPVSLELSLTYRLSLTAILFFILLCILRPKGKPMKKDVPFIIVFGICNFALSYLCLYYATILSSAAMVTLIFSLKVILTPIALRIFLKEQLHPRILIGGVIGVLAVCIVIYPSLNDIHGFNDIKGIMIAVLGTILTALGDASSARNAKNKVNPIYANVLGFAAGGILLGAIVFIKGQAVSLPTSITYLSALFYLTIFASFGAWLFYLKLVEKIGGAKSGYMVALFPTIGGIASVMIGESDPSIFLAAGCLFSCLGAAIALGLGTRIGKINLKEEKSTFK